In the genome of Raphanus sativus cultivar WK10039 chromosome 4, ASM80110v3, whole genome shotgun sequence, one region contains:
- the LOC108855738 gene encoding protein RRP6-like 3 isoform X1, whose translation MVVNEKVKLAITVATLVAATVLLAAEYRRRRRKQTSSPRSSSCYLHSDKKPQFGFKRVLADNSYSGFKHLKKKLEDGGDKPSNCHPYETEITALLENPRLDEFEFLRGGEYSLEMSDSYVWVETEFELKKLAETLAKEKVFAVDTEQHSLRSFLGFTALIQISTQEEDFLVDTIALHDVMSILRPVFSNPDICKVFHGADNDVLWLQRDFHIYVVNMLDTAKACEVLAKPQRSLAYLLESVCGVGTNKLLQREDWRQRPLSEEMVRYARTDAHYLLYIADSMTAELKQRGTEDSSSTDDKFSFLLEASRRSNMICLQLYTKETEDFPGNAAASSLIYRHLNGHGDNSSISLDPKFQELVRELCAWRDLMARIHDESTRYVLSDQAVIALASNHPTTPEDIHDSISQADESTPSAVICSHLDDVHQMTQHKLSKLDVILPLVLDKCLGTDGTCPISVFNYSLLVNFNTKLTHRSSAPPKRNGHNNNLKRFTRKTSRDLFVKKFSCKAPVYHNCRIYANDGRLLCYCDRRKLEWYMSRGLAKLVEEDPLAIMLLFEPKGRPEDEGNDFYIQSKKNICVGCGQGDHYLRYRIIPSCYRVHFPEHLKSHRSHDIVLLCVDCHEVAHAAAERYKKEVAAEFGIPLFVRRVMDSKEANGTECESTGGESEDAGVSPLHLRTAAMALLRHGNRMPSSRREELLQTVKMYYGGRDVTEEDLEKALLIGMSPHERRKHERKKGVSVKQENSNIVATDATDANGFEEGPPPGGDDVNEESSVVVDESGGDGAPELNDTQCNGNILHQQNSKLSLLGHGPHGKQVVEYLLKEHGEDGVRDFCQRWRKVFVDALHPRHLPGGWDVTHSGRRDFGEFSVYNPTKKVSTG comes from the exons ATGGTGGTCAACGAAAAGGTCAAACTCGCAATCACCGTTGCCACTCTCGTGGCGGCGACGGTTCTACTCGCGGCGGAGTATCGTCGGCGGAGGAGGAAGCAGACATCTTCTCCTCGCTCGAGCTCGTGTTATCTGCATTCCGACAAGAAGCCGCAGTTCGGTTTCAAACGCGTGCTTGCCGACAACTCTTACTCTGGATTCAaacacttgaagaagaagctcgaggatggaggag ACAAACCTTCGAACTGTCATCCGTACGAAACTGAGATCACTGCTTTGTTAGAGAATCCTCGTCTCGATGAGTTTGAGTTCTTGAGAGGAGGAGAGTATTCACTGGAGATGAGTGATTCGTATGTGTGGGTGGAGACTGAGTTTGAATTGAAGAAGCTTGCGGAAACATTGGCTAAAGAGAAGGTTTTTGCAGTTGATACTGAGCAGCATAGCTTGAGATCGTTTCTTGGTTTCACTGCTCTGATTCAG ATCTCAACGCAAGAAGAAGATTTTTTGGTGGATACTATTGCGTTACATGATGTAATGAGTATACTTCGTCCTGTTTTCTCCAATCCTGATATTTGTAag GTGTTTCATGGAGCCGACAACGATGTTCTGTGGCTTCAAAGAGACTTCCATATATATGTTGTTAATATGCTTGATACTGCCAAGGCATGTGAGGTGTTGGCAAAGCCTCAAAGGTCACTAGCATACTTACTTGAGTCAGTTTGTGGAGTGGGTACTAACAAATTGCTTCAA CGTGAAGACTGGAGACAGCGTCCCTTGTCCGAAGAGATGGTGCGGTATGCTAGAACAGATGCACACTATCTACTCTACATTGCTGATAGTATGACTGCTGAGCTCAAACAACGAGGCACTG AAGATTCATCTAGCACCGATGACAAATTCAGTTTTCTTCTCGAGGCTAGTAGACGCTCAAACATGATCTGCTTACAACTCTACACCAAAGAGACCGAAGATTTTCCTGGGAACGCTGCTGCTTCCTCATTGATTTACCGTCATTTAAACGGCCATGGAGATAACTCTTCCATCTCCTTGGATCCCAAG TTCCAGGAGCTTGTAAGAGAGCTTTGTGCATGGAGAGACTTGATGGCACGGATTCATGATGAAAGCACACGGTACGTGTTGTCTGACCAAGCTGTCATCGCTCTTGCTTCTAACCATCCAACTACACCTGAAGACATACATGATTCAATATCCCAAGCTGATGAGTCTACTCCATCCGCTGTTATTTGTAGTCATCTTGATGATGTTCATCAAATGACTCAACACAAGTTAAGCAAGCTTGATGTTATCTTACCACTAGTTCTCGACAAATGTTTAGGAACAGACGGAACATGTCCTATCTCCGTCTTCAACTACTCACTCTTAGTCAACTTCAACACAAAGCTAACTCACCGCTCCTCCGCTCCTCCCAAGAGAAACGGACACAACAACAACCTCAAGAGGTTCACACGGAAGACGTCGAGAGACCTCTTCGTCAAGAAGTTCTCCTGCAAGGCTCCCGTTTACCACAACTGCAGAATCTACGCAAACGACGGGAGGCTTCTATGCTACTGCGACAGAAGGAAGCTGGAATGGTACATGAGCCGCGGCCTCGCCAAGCTAGTGGAAGAAGATCCGCTCGCCATAATGCTTCTGTTCGAACCTAAAGGACGTCCTGAAGATGAAGGGAATGATTTTTACATCCAGAGCAAGAAGAACATATGCGTTGGATGTGGCCAAGGGGATCACTATCTTCGTTACAGGATAATACCTTCTTGCTATAGAGTTCATTTCCCTGAGCATTTGAAGAGTCACAGGTCTCATGATATAGTTTTGCTTTGTGTGGATTGTCATGAGGTTGCGCATGCTGCTGCGGAGAGGTACAAGAAAGAAGTGGCTGCGGAGTTTGGGATCCCTCTTTTTGTTAGGAGAGTGATGGATTCGAAGGAAGCAAATGGGACAGAGTGTGAATCAACGGGTGGTGAATCTGAAGATGCAGGTGTGTCTCCGTTGCATCTTAGAACGGCTGCGATGGCGCTGCTGAGGCATGGGAATAGGATGCCTTCTAGTCGCCGTGAGGAGTTGTTGCAG ACTGTGAAGATGTATTACGGTGGAAGGGATGTAACTGAAGAAGATTTGGAAAAGGCTTTACTCATTGGGATGAGTCCTCACGAGAGAAGAAAACACGAAAGAAAGAAAGGTGTCTCTGTCAAACAAGAGAACAGTAACATAGTTGCTACAGATGCAACTGATGCAAACGGCTTTGAGGAAGGTCCTCCTCCTGGAGGTGATGATGTGAATGAAGAGAGTAGCGTAGTTGTGGATGAGAGTGGAGGAGATGGAGCTCCAGAGCTGAATGATACTCAGTGTAACGGAAACATATTGCACCAGCAGAACTCGAAGCTCTCCTTGCTAGGACATGGACCGCACGGGAAACAGGTTGTAGAGTATCTTTTGAAGGAACATGGAGAGGACGGTGTTCGTGATTTCTGTCAGAGATGGAGGAAAGTGTTTGTTGATGCTCTTCATCCTCGTCATCTGCCTGGTGGCTGGGATGTTACTCACAG TGGACGAAGAGACTTTGGCGAGTTCAGCGTTTATAATCCAACAAAGAAAGTCTCCACCGGGTAA
- the LOC108855738 gene encoding protein RRP6-like 3 isoform X2 codes for MVVNEKVKLAITVATLVAATVLLAAEYRRRRRKQTSSPRSSSCYLHSDKKPQFGFKRVLADNSYSGFKHLKKKLEDGGDKPSNCHPYETEITALLENPRLDEFEFLRGGEYSLEMSDSYVWVETEFELKKLAETLAKEKVFAVDTEQHSLRSFLGFTALIQISTQEEDFLVDTIALHDVMSILRPVFSNPDICKVFHGADNDVLWLQRDFHIYVVNMLDTAKACEVLAKPQRSLAYLLESVCGVGTNKLLQREDWRQRPLSEEMVRYARTDAHYLLYIADSMTAELKQRGTDSSSTDDKFSFLLEASRRSNMICLQLYTKETEDFPGNAAASSLIYRHLNGHGDNSSISLDPKFQELVRELCAWRDLMARIHDESTRYVLSDQAVIALASNHPTTPEDIHDSISQADESTPSAVICSHLDDVHQMTQHKLSKLDVILPLVLDKCLGTDGTCPISVFNYSLLVNFNTKLTHRSSAPPKRNGHNNNLKRFTRKTSRDLFVKKFSCKAPVYHNCRIYANDGRLLCYCDRRKLEWYMSRGLAKLVEEDPLAIMLLFEPKGRPEDEGNDFYIQSKKNICVGCGQGDHYLRYRIIPSCYRVHFPEHLKSHRSHDIVLLCVDCHEVAHAAAERYKKEVAAEFGIPLFVRRVMDSKEANGTECESTGGESEDAGVSPLHLRTAAMALLRHGNRMPSSRREELLQTVKMYYGGRDVTEEDLEKALLIGMSPHERRKHERKKGVSVKQENSNIVATDATDANGFEEGPPPGGDDVNEESSVVVDESGGDGAPELNDTQCNGNILHQQNSKLSLLGHGPHGKQVVEYLLKEHGEDGVRDFCQRWRKVFVDALHPRHLPGGWDVTHSGRRDFGEFSVYNPTKKVSTG; via the exons ATGGTGGTCAACGAAAAGGTCAAACTCGCAATCACCGTTGCCACTCTCGTGGCGGCGACGGTTCTACTCGCGGCGGAGTATCGTCGGCGGAGGAGGAAGCAGACATCTTCTCCTCGCTCGAGCTCGTGTTATCTGCATTCCGACAAGAAGCCGCAGTTCGGTTTCAAACGCGTGCTTGCCGACAACTCTTACTCTGGATTCAaacacttgaagaagaagctcgaggatggaggag ACAAACCTTCGAACTGTCATCCGTACGAAACTGAGATCACTGCTTTGTTAGAGAATCCTCGTCTCGATGAGTTTGAGTTCTTGAGAGGAGGAGAGTATTCACTGGAGATGAGTGATTCGTATGTGTGGGTGGAGACTGAGTTTGAATTGAAGAAGCTTGCGGAAACATTGGCTAAAGAGAAGGTTTTTGCAGTTGATACTGAGCAGCATAGCTTGAGATCGTTTCTTGGTTTCACTGCTCTGATTCAG ATCTCAACGCAAGAAGAAGATTTTTTGGTGGATACTATTGCGTTACATGATGTAATGAGTATACTTCGTCCTGTTTTCTCCAATCCTGATATTTGTAag GTGTTTCATGGAGCCGACAACGATGTTCTGTGGCTTCAAAGAGACTTCCATATATATGTTGTTAATATGCTTGATACTGCCAAGGCATGTGAGGTGTTGGCAAAGCCTCAAAGGTCACTAGCATACTTACTTGAGTCAGTTTGTGGAGTGGGTACTAACAAATTGCTTCAA CGTGAAGACTGGAGACAGCGTCCCTTGTCCGAAGAGATGGTGCGGTATGCTAGAACAGATGCACACTATCTACTCTACATTGCTGATAGTATGACTGCTGAGCTCAAACAACGAGGCACTG ATTCATCTAGCACCGATGACAAATTCAGTTTTCTTCTCGAGGCTAGTAGACGCTCAAACATGATCTGCTTACAACTCTACACCAAAGAGACCGAAGATTTTCCTGGGAACGCTGCTGCTTCCTCATTGATTTACCGTCATTTAAACGGCCATGGAGATAACTCTTCCATCTCCTTGGATCCCAAG TTCCAGGAGCTTGTAAGAGAGCTTTGTGCATGGAGAGACTTGATGGCACGGATTCATGATGAAAGCACACGGTACGTGTTGTCTGACCAAGCTGTCATCGCTCTTGCTTCTAACCATCCAACTACACCTGAAGACATACATGATTCAATATCCCAAGCTGATGAGTCTACTCCATCCGCTGTTATTTGTAGTCATCTTGATGATGTTCATCAAATGACTCAACACAAGTTAAGCAAGCTTGATGTTATCTTACCACTAGTTCTCGACAAATGTTTAGGAACAGACGGAACATGTCCTATCTCCGTCTTCAACTACTCACTCTTAGTCAACTTCAACACAAAGCTAACTCACCGCTCCTCCGCTCCTCCCAAGAGAAACGGACACAACAACAACCTCAAGAGGTTCACACGGAAGACGTCGAGAGACCTCTTCGTCAAGAAGTTCTCCTGCAAGGCTCCCGTTTACCACAACTGCAGAATCTACGCAAACGACGGGAGGCTTCTATGCTACTGCGACAGAAGGAAGCTGGAATGGTACATGAGCCGCGGCCTCGCCAAGCTAGTGGAAGAAGATCCGCTCGCCATAATGCTTCTGTTCGAACCTAAAGGACGTCCTGAAGATGAAGGGAATGATTTTTACATCCAGAGCAAGAAGAACATATGCGTTGGATGTGGCCAAGGGGATCACTATCTTCGTTACAGGATAATACCTTCTTGCTATAGAGTTCATTTCCCTGAGCATTTGAAGAGTCACAGGTCTCATGATATAGTTTTGCTTTGTGTGGATTGTCATGAGGTTGCGCATGCTGCTGCGGAGAGGTACAAGAAAGAAGTGGCTGCGGAGTTTGGGATCCCTCTTTTTGTTAGGAGAGTGATGGATTCGAAGGAAGCAAATGGGACAGAGTGTGAATCAACGGGTGGTGAATCTGAAGATGCAGGTGTGTCTCCGTTGCATCTTAGAACGGCTGCGATGGCGCTGCTGAGGCATGGGAATAGGATGCCTTCTAGTCGCCGTGAGGAGTTGTTGCAG ACTGTGAAGATGTATTACGGTGGAAGGGATGTAACTGAAGAAGATTTGGAAAAGGCTTTACTCATTGGGATGAGTCCTCACGAGAGAAGAAAACACGAAAGAAAGAAAGGTGTCTCTGTCAAACAAGAGAACAGTAACATAGTTGCTACAGATGCAACTGATGCAAACGGCTTTGAGGAAGGTCCTCCTCCTGGAGGTGATGATGTGAATGAAGAGAGTAGCGTAGTTGTGGATGAGAGTGGAGGAGATGGAGCTCCAGAGCTGAATGATACTCAGTGTAACGGAAACATATTGCACCAGCAGAACTCGAAGCTCTCCTTGCTAGGACATGGACCGCACGGGAAACAGGTTGTAGAGTATCTTTTGAAGGAACATGGAGAGGACGGTGTTCGTGATTTCTGTCAGAGATGGAGGAAAGTGTTTGTTGATGCTCTTCATCCTCGTCATCTGCCTGGTGGCTGGGATGTTACTCACAG TGGACGAAGAGACTTTGGCGAGTTCAGCGTTTATAATCCAACAAAGAAAGTCTCCACCGGGTAA